A window of Lentibacillus sp. Marseille-P4043 contains these coding sequences:
- a CDS encoding competence/damage-inducible protein A — protein MGQIKSEIIAVGTELLLGQIANTNAQWISEQLALHGIDIYYHSVVGDNLHRVQEQFSQASKRSDVIIVTGGLGPTDDDMTREAFQRISNLEIVEHKPSMEKIMAYFTKQNSTMTPNNKKQARVFAGADVIENRVGMAPGMIVTHEGKTWVFLPGVPKEMKAMVSDHVLPFLAERTGSNMVIQSTMLRFTGIGESRLEHELQSIIAQQTNPTIAPLAQTEGVAIRLTAKANTHHAAIELINHTKEKILNKVGEYCYGVDNEKLEEKVFQLLQKKGWTLAAAESLTGGMFSDRFVAIPGASTVFAGGIVCYDTKVKENVLRISSETIQEKGTVSYECASEMATNISKLLDATIGISFTGVAGPDTVESQSAGTVFIAISTKTGQQVEKFTFQGDRKTVRSKTVMKGYELLFQSLK, from the coding sequence ATGGGACAAATTAAATCAGAAATAATAGCAGTTGGAACAGAACTTCTATTAGGGCAAATTGCTAATACGAACGCCCAATGGATTTCCGAACAATTGGCATTACACGGAATTGATATCTATTATCATTCCGTTGTCGGTGATAATTTACATCGCGTGCAGGAACAATTTTCACAAGCATCTAAACGCTCTGATGTTATTATTGTTACAGGGGGACTAGGCCCAACAGATGATGATATGACTAGAGAAGCATTTCAACGTATTTCTAATTTGGAAATTGTGGAGCACAAACCATCAATGGAAAAAATAATGGCTTATTTTACAAAACAAAATAGTACCATGACACCAAACAATAAAAAGCAAGCACGTGTATTCGCCGGAGCAGATGTGATCGAAAATCGTGTTGGGATGGCACCTGGGATGATAGTTACGCATGAAGGAAAAACGTGGGTTTTCCTTCCGGGGGTTCCAAAAGAAATGAAGGCAATGGTATCTGATCATGTTCTTCCATTTTTAGCTGAGCGGACTGGAAGCAACATGGTTATTCAATCAACGATGCTTCGGTTTACCGGTATCGGTGAATCGCGTTTGGAGCATGAATTACAATCGATTATCGCACAACAAACAAATCCAACTATTGCACCGTTAGCGCAGACTGAGGGTGTCGCTATTCGTTTAACAGCAAAGGCTAATACACATCACGCCGCAATTGAATTGATCAATCATACAAAAGAGAAAATCCTCAACAAAGTAGGAGAGTATTGTTACGGTGTTGATAATGAAAAACTGGAGGAAAAGGTTTTTCAGCTGTTACAGAAAAAAGGTTGGACATTGGCAGCTGCTGAAAGTCTAACTGGTGGGATGTTTTCTGATCGATTTGTAGCAATCCCGGGTGCTTCTACTGTATTTGCTGGAGGCATTGTTTGCTATGATACCAAAGTAAAAGAAAATGTGTTGCGCATCTCTTCTGAAACCATCCAGGAAAAAGGAACGGTTAGCTATGAGTGTGCAAGTGAAATGGCCACAAATATTTCGAAACTTTTAGATGCAACAATCGGGATAAGTTTTACTGGTGTTGCGGGGCCAGATACGGTAGAAAGTCAGTCAGCTGGTACCGTTTTTATTGCTATTTCTACTAAAACAGGTCAACAAGTAGAAAAATTCACTTTTCAAGGTGATAGAAAAA
- the pgsA gene encoding CDP-diacylglycerol--glycerol-3-phosphate 3-phosphatidyltransferase: protein MNIPNRITLSRICLIPIFIILLSVPFDWGEWQIGASELPVVDFVAALLFIIASTTDWIDGHYARKHNLVTNLGKFLDPLADKLLVSAALILLVEMGLAPAWIVIVIISREFAVTGLRLVAAGEGIVLAASKMGKLKTVTQIVAIAALLLHNFPFSYMSFPFASVMLYVALFFTVLSGYDYFVKNWNVMRDSK from the coding sequence ATGAATATACCAAACAGAATCACACTTTCACGTATTTGTCTGATCCCAATTTTTATTATCCTGCTCAGCGTTCCATTTGATTGGGGAGAGTGGCAAATCGGAGCTTCCGAATTACCGGTTGTTGACTTTGTAGCGGCATTATTATTTATCATAGCATCTACAACAGATTGGATTGACGGACATTACGCTCGAAAACATAACTTAGTTACGAATTTAGGAAAGTTTCTTGATCCATTAGCGGATAAATTACTCGTTTCGGCGGCACTCATCTTATTAGTTGAAATGGGGTTAGCTCCAGCATGGATCGTAATTGTTATCATTAGTCGTGAATTTGCTGTGACAGGTTTACGTCTTGTTGCAGCTGGTGAAGGAATTGTTCTTGCTGCTAGCAAAATGGGAAAGTTAAAAACAGTTACACAAATCGTTGCAATAGCGGCACTGCTGCTTCACAATTTTCCATTTTCCTATATGAGCTTTCCATTTGCTAGCGTCATGTTATATGTTGCGTTATTTTTTACGGTTCTTTCTGGGTATGACTATTTCGTTAAAAATTGGAATGTAATGAGGGATTCGAAATAA
- a CDS encoding helix-turn-helix domain-containing protein, translating to MEIGTRLKEARMEKELSLDSVQETTKIQKRYLMAIEEGNFHILPGKFYARAFIKEYANAVGLDPNELLEEYKEEIPETDEDSTAQYTRIQRSRKESNSAKNSAVFSLIPTIIVVLLVIGIVFAAWYFYKEAISKDNSDPVDKPDDNEIIYNPDDEDQNKEASEDDTAADDDATQTEEDQADNSDEKTDTDTTEAKLTVVETGTGASPESTLELENAGDDVTITFESEGNSYLGVKNGDGKSYYEKPFTAEESPKEIDVSEDERIYLNVGNAPQLKITINGVELEYPVDPADTVHQKLWINLKPTSE from the coding sequence ATGGAAATAGGCACAAGACTAAAAGAAGCAAGAATGGAAAAAGAGTTGTCGTTGGATAGTGTACAGGAAACAACGAAGATTCAAAAACGATACTTAATGGCGATTGAGGAGGGCAATTTTCATATTTTGCCTGGTAAGTTTTATGCTAGAGCATTTATTAAGGAATATGCTAATGCTGTAGGATTAGATCCGAATGAACTATTGGAAGAGTACAAAGAAGAAATACCCGAAACAGATGAAGATAGCACTGCACAATATACCCGAATTCAGCGATCAAGAAAAGAGAGTAATTCAGCTAAAAATTCAGCAGTTTTTTCATTAATACCCACTATAATTGTTGTTTTGCTAGTGATAGGTATTGTTTTCGCTGCTTGGTATTTTTATAAAGAAGCAATCTCAAAGGACAATTCAGATCCTGTTGATAAACCAGATGACAATGAAATCATTTATAATCCGGATGACGAAGATCAAAATAAAGAAGCTTCAGAAGACGATACAGCTGCAGATGATGATGCAACACAGACTGAAGAAGATCAGGCGGACAATAGTGATGAGAAAACAGATACAGATACAACTGAGGCGAAGTTGACAGTCGTTGAAACTGGTACAGGCGCTAGCCCTGAATCAACACTGGAATTAGAGAATGCGGGGGATGATGTAACAATCACATTTGAATCAGAGGGTAATTCTTATCTTGGTGTAAAAAACGGGGATGGAAAATCATATTATGAAAAACCATTCACTGCTGAGGAGTCGCCAAAAGAAATTGATGTTTCCGAAGATGAACGTATTTATTTGAACGTTGGGAATGCCCCGCAACTAAAAATAACTATAAATGGTGTTGAGTTAGAATATCCAGTAGACCCTGCAGACACAGTTCACCAAAAACTTTGGATAAATTTAAAACCAACATCAGAATGA
- a CDS encoding DUF3388 domain-containing protein, with the protein MEKTEWYFEYEIQYNRPGLLGDISSLLGMLSINIISINGVENSRRGMLLLSKKDEQITRLKSILQTMDTIKITKLRKPKLRDKLAVRHGRYIHSDVDDRKTFRFVRNELGLLVDFMAELYKKEGHKLIGIRGMPRVGKTESIVAASVCANKRWLFVSSTLLKQTIRSQLIQDEYSSDNLYIIDGIVSTRRANEKHWQLIREIMQLPAVKVVEHPDMFVQSTEYELDDFDYIIELRSNEEEEITYEPVERSQFSQGNGFSMFDF; encoded by the coding sequence ATGGAGAAAACAGAATGGTATTTTGAATATGAAATTCAATACAACCGTCCTGGATTATTAGGTGATATTTCCTCATTATTAGGTATGTTATCCATCAATATCATTTCAATCAATGGTGTTGAAAATTCACGACGGGGTATGCTGCTTCTTTCAAAAAAAGATGAACAAATTACGCGGTTAAAATCAATTTTACAAACAATGGATACAATAAAAATAACAAAACTGAGGAAACCTAAGTTACGGGATAAATTAGCGGTTAGACATGGAAGGTATATTCACAGTGATGTTGATGATCGGAAGACATTTCGTTTTGTCCGAAATGAATTAGGTTTACTTGTTGACTTTATGGCAGAATTATATAAAAAAGAGGGACATAAATTAATCGGGATTCGTGGAATGCCACGTGTAGGTAAGACGGAATCGATTGTTGCAGCTAGTGTTTGTGCAAATAAACGCTGGTTATTTGTTTCGAGTACTTTATTAAAGCAAACCATCCGGAGCCAATTAATACAAGATGAATACAGTAGTGATAATTTATACATTATTGATGGTATTGTCTCAACACGTCGTGCCAATGAAAAACATTGGCAATTAATACGGGAAATTATGCAGCTTCCTGCTGTCAAAGTCGTGGAACACCCTGATATGTTCGTTCAATCTACTGAGTATGAGTTGGATGATTTTGACTATATTATCGAACTGCGGAGCAATGAAGAGGAAGAAATAACATACGAACCAGTTGAAAGATCCCAATTTAGTCAAGGAAACGGCTTTTCTATGTTTGATTTTTAA
- the ymfI gene encoding elongation factor P 5-aminopentanone reductase has translation MGRNILIVGASGDIGIAIAKRLATDGNQLILHYHKNKQAIDQLRNTVKREQILLEVQADLATVNGIDRLLNQLVFPVDAIVFASGNAHYGLFQQTTVEEMDDMLTLHVKAPWIITKQLLPSMIQQHFGSIIFITSIWGNVGASNEVMYSSVKGAQNSFVKSLAKEVAPSGVSVNAISPGFIDTKMNANLSPAEKEEVIAQIPMNRAGKPEEIAHTLSFLLDERSNYIQGEIIEINGGW, from the coding sequence ATGGGGAGAAATATACTAATTGTTGGAGCAAGTGGCGATATTGGGATCGCCATCGCAAAGCGTTTAGCAACAGATGGAAACCAATTGATTTTACATTACCATAAAAATAAGCAAGCTATTGATCAATTGCGAAATACCGTAAAACGAGAACAAATTCTGCTGGAGGTTCAAGCAGACCTCGCAACGGTAAATGGGATTGATAGGTTGCTCAATCAATTGGTTTTTCCTGTTGATGCGATTGTTTTTGCTAGTGGTAATGCGCATTATGGCCTGTTTCAACAAACAACTGTTGAAGAGATGGATGACATGTTAACCTTACATGTAAAAGCACCTTGGATCATTACAAAGCAACTATTGCCGTCCATGATTCAACAACACTTTGGTTCCATTATTTTTATTACGTCGATTTGGGGAAATGTTGGAGCTAGTAATGAGGTCATGTATTCTTCGGTCAAAGGAGCACAAAACAGTTTTGTGAAATCGTTGGCCAAGGAGGTTGCTCCAAGTGGGGTCTCGGTTAATGCAATTAGTCCGGGCTTCATTGATACGAAAATGAATGCGAATTTATCACCAGCAGAAAAGGAAGAAGTCATCGCCCAGATCCCTATGAACAGGGCCGGGAAACCAGAAGAAATTGCACATACTCTCAGTTTTTTGCTGGATGAACGATCGAACTATATTCAAGGGGAAATTATTGAAATAAATGGTGGTTGGTAA
- the yfmH gene encoding EF-P 5-aminopentanol modification-associated protein YfmH: MNRQSYQDIEETIYSEKLDNGLTIFLLPKQEMAKTYGIFSTNYGSIDQTFVPIDQDEQVTVPEGVAHFLEHKMFEKEDRDVFADFGKQGASANAYTSFTKTAYLFAATDQIEKNVETLIDFVQDPFFSEQSVEKEKGIIGQEIKMYDDQPDWQAFMGTIKGMFQEHAVKVDIAGTVESINSITKDDLYTCYNTFYHPENMTLFIAGNFDVDKMTKLIKTNQSKKKFAKLEKIKRNYPHEPEEVAMAENKIVMPVSVPKCTVGIKESAKEMSGDEFLKKDLLQGMVIDHYFSKGGPFYQELYDQKLIDASFYFETNLEKNFGYSLIGGNTGEPDQFAEKVKEMLMRTNKATLTEEEFTRMKKKKIGQLLRAMNSLEFIANKFIHYHIVGIDLFKLIPTIQSLTLDEANNFIQNWIKAERLSVCKIVAE, from the coding sequence ATGAATAGGCAATCTTATCAAGATATTGAAGAGACAATTTATTCAGAGAAACTTGATAATGGATTAACTATATTTTTACTACCGAAGCAGGAAATGGCCAAAACGTACGGCATTTTTTCAACGAATTACGGTTCGATTGATCAAACGTTCGTACCTATTGATCAAGATGAGCAGGTTACAGTTCCAGAAGGTGTCGCACACTTTTTAGAGCATAAGATGTTTGAAAAAGAGGATCGAGATGTGTTCGCTGATTTTGGAAAACAGGGTGCTTCAGCCAATGCCTATACATCGTTTACAAAAACAGCATATTTGTTTGCAGCTACAGATCAAATCGAGAAAAATGTAGAAACGTTAATTGATTTTGTACAGGATCCGTTTTTCTCGGAACAATCGGTGGAGAAAGAAAAAGGGATTATTGGTCAGGAGATAAAAATGTATGATGATCAACCTGATTGGCAAGCGTTTATGGGAACAATTAAAGGTATGTTTCAAGAACATGCTGTAAAAGTTGATATTGCCGGAACAGTGGAGTCGATCAATTCGATTACGAAAGATGATTTGTATACGTGCTACAATACGTTTTATCATCCTGAAAATATGACATTGTTTATCGCCGGAAATTTTGACGTTGACAAGATGACAAAATTGATCAAAACAAATCAAAGCAAAAAAAAGTTTGCTAAACTGGAGAAAATTAAACGAAATTATCCGCATGAGCCCGAGGAAGTGGCAATGGCTGAAAATAAGATTGTAATGCCAGTTTCAGTTCCAAAATGTACAGTAGGTATTAAAGAATCGGCCAAAGAAATGAGTGGGGATGAATTCTTAAAGAAAGATTTATTGCAAGGTATGGTAATTGACCATTATTTCTCAAAGGGTGGACCATTTTACCAAGAGTTATATGATCAAAAACTAATTGATGCCAGTTTTTATTTTGAAACCAATTTAGAGAAAAACTTCGGCTATTCATTGATTGGCGGTAATACAGGTGAACCTGATCAGTTTGCCGAAAAGGTCAAGGAAATGCTGATGCGTACAAATAAAGCAACACTAACTGAGGAAGAATTTACGCGAATGAAAAAGAAAAAAATTGGCCAATTATTACGGGCTATGAACTCTTTGGAATTTATCGCCAATAAATTTATCCACTATCACATTGTAGGAATTGATTTGTTTAAGTTGATTCCAACCATTCAGTCTTTAACGTTAGATGAAGCAAATAATTTTATCCAAAACTGGATTAAGGCTGAGCGTTTATCGGTTTGTAAAATAGTTGCGGAGTAA
- the yfmF gene encoding EF-P 5-aminopentanol modification-associated protein YfmF: MSNVAEEVFQENGFHLHVIPNKKHKTIAFVAKLKAPLDRETITKRALLPYVLQQGTKSFPNSTSLQARLDDLYGAVLSIDGGKKGNNHIISIRLEIANDKFIADESSVIDKGIALLNEVIFQPNVTANCFDERILAREKETLHQKINAIIDDKMSYANMRLIDEMCANEVYQLHVHGYQEDLDTITAENLYDYYQTVVEKDQLDIYVSGDIESREIKEKITTQLGRNEVDHHTEQQTESKKERIESNTVIEKQAIQQAKLHLGYRTNITYSDDDYFALQVFNGIFGGFPSSKLFINVREKNSLAYYAASRFESHKGLLLVFSGIAPQDYEQAREIIELQMEAMKKGEFAENEIEETKGLIVNQLLETMDHPQGIIEMLYQQVIGNKKLPPEQLIADINQVKKQDIVDVANKLELDTVYLLTKNGGNSDE, translated from the coding sequence ATGAGCAATGTTGCCGAAGAAGTTTTTCAAGAAAATGGATTTCATTTACATGTCATACCGAACAAAAAGCATAAAACGATTGCTTTTGTAGCAAAACTGAAAGCACCCCTGGATAGAGAAACAATTACCAAAAGGGCTCTACTTCCGTACGTATTGCAGCAAGGAACGAAATCGTTTCCAAACAGCACATCTTTGCAAGCAAGACTGGACGATTTGTATGGGGCAGTATTGTCCATTGACGGTGGAAAAAAAGGAAATAATCATATCATTAGTATTCGGTTGGAAATAGCAAATGACAAGTTTATCGCTGATGAATCCTCTGTAATTGATAAAGGGATTGCACTATTAAATGAAGTTATTTTTCAGCCTAATGTTACGGCTAACTGTTTTGATGAAAGAATTTTGGCGCGAGAAAAAGAAACATTACACCAAAAAATAAATGCGATCATTGATGATAAAATGAGTTACGCCAATATGAGGCTGATTGATGAAATGTGTGCTAACGAAGTATACCAATTACATGTTCATGGTTATCAAGAAGATCTTGACACCATTACGGCTGAGAATTTATATGACTATTACCAAACAGTAGTGGAAAAAGATCAATTGGATATTTATGTTTCTGGAGATATTGAAAGCCGCGAAATCAAAGAAAAAATAACAACACAATTGGGACGAAATGAGGTAGATCATCATACCGAGCAACAAACAGAATCAAAAAAAGAACGGATAGAATCGAATACAGTAATTGAAAAACAAGCAATCCAACAAGCAAAACTACATCTGGGCTATCGCACCAATATTACGTATTCCGATGATGATTACTTTGCATTACAAGTATTTAATGGCATTTTTGGCGGGTTTCCAAGCTCCAAACTCTTTATCAATGTTCGGGAAAAGAATAGCTTAGCATATTATGCTGCGTCTCGTTTTGAAAGCCATAAAGGGTTATTGCTCGTCTTCAGCGGAATCGCTCCACAGGATTATGAGCAAGCAAGAGAAATTATTGAACTACAAATGGAAGCTATGAAAAAAGGTGAATTCGCGGAAAATGAAATCGAAGAAACGAAAGGATTAATTGTTAATCAACTATTGGAAACGATGGATCATCCACAAGGAATCATTGAAATGTTGTATCAACAAGTAATCGGAAACAAAAAATTGCCACCGGAACAATTAATCGCTGACATTAATCAAGTTAAAAAACAAGATATTGTTGATGTCGCCAATAAACTGGAATTAGACACGGTTTACCTTTTAACAAAGAACGGGGGGAATTCGGATGAATAG
- a CDS encoding ABC transporter permease translates to MGIVDLLQSIITPALFFSAPLIFTALGGVFSEKSGVVNIGLEGLMVMGAFVGIVFNLTFSDALGAWTPWISILVAMVVSAIFSIIHAVASVSFRADQVVSGVAINFLALGLGVFLTKQWYGKGQTDMVDEPFYTTDVPILGDIPVIGPIFFQHTYLTSYLAIILAFVAWYVLYKTPFGLRLRAVGEHPMAADTNGINVYKMRYIAVMISGAMGGLGGSVFALTIALNFSHSTIVGQGFMSLAAVIFGKWHPLGAMGAALFFGFAQSLSVISAGVPFLDNVPQIYLLIAPYVLTILALAGFIGRADAPKANGVPYIKGSR, encoded by the coding sequence ATGGGAATTGTTGATCTATTACAATCCATTATTACACCTGCACTGTTCTTTTCAGCACCTCTTATTTTTACGGCGTTAGGTGGCGTATTTAGTGAAAAATCTGGTGTTGTCAATATTGGTCTCGAAGGTTTAATGGTAATGGGTGCCTTTGTTGGTATTGTGTTTAACTTAACATTTTCGGATGCATTGGGTGCTTGGACACCATGGATCTCCATTCTAGTGGCAATGGTTGTTTCCGCAATATTTTCCATTATTCATGCTGTTGCATCTGTATCCTTTCGAGCTGATCAGGTTGTTAGTGGTGTGGCAATAAACTTTTTAGCACTTGGTTTAGGTGTCTTTTTAACTAAACAATGGTATGGAAAAGGACAAACAGATATGGTCGATGAGCCGTTTTATACAACAGATGTGCCCATATTAGGCGATATTCCTGTGATTGGGCCAATATTTTTCCAGCATACGTATTTAACATCATATTTGGCCATTATCTTAGCATTTGTTGCATGGTATGTACTTTATAAAACACCTTTTGGATTACGTTTGCGTGCGGTTGGTGAACATCCGATGGCAGCTGATACAAACGGAATAAACGTTTATAAAATGCGTTATATTGCGGTAATGATTTCTGGAGCGATGGGTGGTTTAGGTGGTTCAGTATTTGCGTTAACAATCGCCTTAAATTTCTCACATTCAACGATTGTTGGACAAGGATTTATGTCACTTGCTGCGGTCATTTTCGGTAAATGGCATCCACTTGGTGCTATGGGAGCTGCCTTATTCTTTGGATTTGCACAAAGCTTAAGTGTTATAAGTGCAGGGGTTCCATTCCTTGATAACGTACCACAAATTTATTTGCTAATTGCTCCTTACGTTCTAACAATTCTCGCATTAGCTGGATTCATTGGACGTGCCGATGCACCAAAAGCAAATGGTGTACCATATATTAAAGGAAGCAGATAG
- a CDS encoding ABC transporter permease, with protein MASNKMFNILVPIISVLLGLIFGAIIMLAFGYNPIKGYAALWQGSFGDLYFFGETLRKVAPYILTGLAVAFAYRANLFNIGAEGQVIVGWLAAVWVGLAVDAPMYIHLPLAVIAAAVAGAVWGFVPGLLKAKLGVHEVIVTIMMNYIALYCTNEIIRSVLTDNAETTDQISGTASLASEWLQGLTYFSRLHYGILIALFAAAVMWFIIDRTTTGYEIKAVGYNRHASKYAGMNVSKNIILSMVISGAFAGLAGAMEGLGTYGTISVMSGFTNLGFDGIAVALLGANSAIGVVLAAFLFGVLKVGAVNMPTVAGVPTELVDIIIALIIFFVASSYIIRWVLLRFKKEEK; from the coding sequence ATGGCTTCTAACAAAATGTTTAATATACTAGTTCCAATCATTTCTGTATTATTAGGGTTGATCTTTGGAGCGATTATCATGCTGGCATTCGGCTACAATCCGATAAAAGGATATGCTGCACTCTGGCAAGGTTCGTTTGGTGATTTGTACTTCTTTGGTGAGACATTACGGAAAGTTGCTCCATATATCCTTACCGGTTTAGCTGTAGCATTCGCTTATCGTGCCAATTTGTTTAACATTGGTGCGGAGGGACAAGTAATAGTAGGCTGGCTAGCAGCGGTTTGGGTTGGTTTGGCTGTAGATGCGCCAATGTATATACATTTGCCGTTGGCTGTGATCGCTGCGGCAGTTGCAGGTGCAGTATGGGGATTTGTGCCTGGTTTACTAAAAGCAAAATTGGGTGTACATGAAGTAATTGTTACGATTATGATGAACTATATTGCGTTATATTGTACAAACGAAATAATCAGAAGTGTTCTAACAGATAATGCAGAAACGACAGATCAGATATCTGGAACAGCTTCATTGGCATCTGAATGGTTGCAAGGTTTAACGTATTTTTCCAGACTGCACTATGGAATTTTAATCGCATTATTTGCTGCAGCTGTTATGTGGTTTATTATTGATCGAACAACAACTGGTTATGAAATTAAAGCAGTTGGTTATAATCGGCATGCATCAAAATATGCTGGCATGAACGTTAGTAAAAACATTATCTTATCAATGGTTATATCTGGAGCCTTTGCGGGACTTGCTGGGGCTATGGAAGGACTAGGAACGTATGGAACTATTTCCGTTATGTCTGGTTTTACCAATTTAGGTTTTGATGGGATAGCAGTTGCACTACTTGGTGCGAATTCTGCCATTGGCGTTGTGCTTGCGGCGTTCTTGTTTGGAGTATTGAAGGTAGGAGCGGTTAACATGCCTACCGTTGCAGGTGTACCGACTGAACTTGTTGATATTATTATTGCGTTAATTATCTTCTTTGTTGCATCAAGTTACATCATTCGCTGGGTATTACTTCGCTTTAAAAAGGAGGAAAAGTAA
- a CDS encoding ABC transporter ATP-binding protein, with product MDYVIEMLHIRKEFPGIVANDDITIQLKKGEIHALLGENGAGKSTLMNVLFGLYQPEKGEIHVHGEKVDITNPNIANDLGIGMVHQHFMLVDTFTVTQNIILGSEPTKKSGKINLKKAEKEVQELSDRYGLKVDPTAKISDISVGMQQRVEILKTLYRGAEVLIFDEPTAVLTPQEINELIEIMRSLIREGKSIILITHKLKEIMEVCDRCTVIRKGKGIRTVDVKDSSVTELASLMVGRDVSFKTDKQIANPKDVVLEIENLFVKDARKVDLVKGLNLELRAGEIVGIAGVDGNGQSELIEAITGLTKSESGTIKLNNKDITNLSPRKVTESGVGHIPQDRHKYGLVLDYPIGENMVLQTYYQKPYSKGSILNYKEIYKKATQLINEYDVRTPSEYTKARALSGGNQQKAIISREVDRSPDLLIAAQPTRGLDVGAIEFIHKKLIEERDKGKAVLLVSFELDEIIDVSDRIAVMFDGKIVANVKPEETNEQELGLLMAGSKQESAGDE from the coding sequence GTGGATTATGTAATTGAAATGCTTCATATACGTAAAGAATTTCCAGGAATCGTTGCAAATGATGATATAACGATACAGTTAAAAAAAGGGGAAATTCATGCATTATTAGGCGAAAATGGAGCTGGAAAATCCACCTTAATGAATGTGTTATTTGGCTTGTACCAGCCGGAAAAAGGGGAAATACATGTTCATGGTGAAAAAGTGGACATTACCAATCCTAATATTGCTAACGATTTGGGAATTGGAATGGTCCATCAGCATTTTATGTTAGTTGATACATTTACGGTTACTCAAAACATCATCCTTGGCAGTGAACCGACCAAGAAAAGTGGAAAAATTAACCTGAAAAAGGCAGAAAAAGAGGTTCAGGAACTTTCGGATCGTTATGGTTTAAAGGTAGATCCTACGGCGAAAATAAGTGATATATCGGTTGGGATGCAACAACGTGTCGAAATCTTAAAAACATTATATCGTGGTGCTGAAGTTTTGATATTTGACGAACCAACTGCAGTTCTTACCCCACAGGAAATTAATGAGTTGATTGAAATTATGCGTTCGTTAATAAGAGAAGGTAAATCTATTATTCTAATTACACACAAACTAAAGGAAATTATGGAGGTTTGTGACAGGTGTACTGTGATTCGCAAAGGGAAAGGAATTCGTACAGTTGATGTTAAAGATTCAAGTGTTACGGAATTGGCTTCTTTAATGGTCGGCAGGGATGTTAGTTTTAAAACAGACAAGCAGATAGCAAACCCGAAAGACGTCGTTCTCGAAATTGAAAATTTGTTCGTTAAAGATGCTAGAAAAGTAGATTTGGTGAAAGGCTTAAATCTCGAATTACGTGCTGGTGAAATTGTTGGTATTGCCGGTGTTGATGGTAATGGACAGTCAGAATTAATTGAGGCTATAACTGGACTAACTAAATCAGAATCAGGAACAATTAAATTAAATAATAAAGACATTACGAATCTGTCACCACGAAAAGTAACCGAGAGTGGTGTCGGGCATATACCGCAAGATCGTCATAAATATGGTCTTGTGTTAGATTATCCGATTGGTGAAAATATGGTGCTGCAAACCTATTATCAAAAACCATATTCGAAGGGTTCCATTTTGAACTACAAAGAGATTTATAAAAAAGCAACCCAATTAATTAATGAATATGATGTTCGTACACCTAGTGAATATACGAAAGCGCGTGCACTATCAGGAGGAAACCAGCAAAAAGCAATTATAAGTCGAGAAGTAGATCGCTCGCCGGATTTATTAATTGCTGCACAGCCTACAAGAGGTTTAGACGTTGGGGCAATTGAATTTATTCATAAAAAATTGATTGAAGAAAGAGATAAAGGAAAAGCCGTTTTACTCGTTTCTTTTGAGTTAGATGAAATTATCGATGTAAGTGATCGCATTGCCGTAATGTTTGACGGTAAAATAGTGGCCAATGTGAAACCTGAAGAAACAAATGAGCAAGAACTAGGGTTGTTAATGGCAGGTAGTAAGCAAGAAAGTGCAGGTGATGAATAA